In a single window of the Micrococcaceae bacterium Sec5.7 genome:
- a CDS encoding inorganic diphosphatase: MKHDVTIEIPKGSRVKYEVDHETGRVRLDRVLFTSMQYPTHYGFFENTLGEDGDPLDALVLLQDFDLHPGVIVESRPIGVFNMTDDGGGDAKVLCVPVDARFDHIQEISDVSEFLIKEIEHFFTRYKDLEPGKWVKAEGWGDRAAAETELEASIKRYVPAAH; the protein is encoded by the coding sequence ATGAAGCACGACGTCACCATCGAGATCCCCAAGGGATCACGCGTCAAGTACGAAGTCGACCACGAAACCGGCCGCGTCCGCCTGGACCGCGTCCTCTTCACCTCCATGCAGTACCCCACGCACTACGGTTTCTTCGAGAACACCCTGGGCGAGGACGGCGATCCGCTGGACGCACTGGTGCTCCTGCAGGATTTCGATCTGCACCCCGGTGTAATCGTTGAATCCCGCCCCATCGGTGTCTTCAACATGACGGACGACGGCGGCGGCGACGCCAAAGTCCTCTGTGTTCCGGTTGATGCCCGCTTTGACCACATCCAGGAAATCTCGGATGTCAGCGAATTTCTGATCAAGGAAATCGAGCACTTCTTCACCCGTTACAAGGACCTTGAGCCGGGCAAATGGGTCAAGGCTGAAGGCTGGGGCGACCGCGCCGCAGCCGAGACCGAGCTTGAAGCCTCCATCAAGCGCTATGTTCCGGCGGCCCACTAG
- the dacB gene encoding D-alanyl-D-alanine carboxypeptidase/D-alanyl-D-alanine-endopeptidase — protein sequence MNRIISAAGGTQAITALRRVWPMALLTLVLVALAIPAGMMIAPAFTGPNQPAGAGEAAAPVWQRTPLDLSVPQGITQLSDSAAVPWPDAVAAQLDETLKTSGAGTFTGVVQDAITGQVLFDRGAANSRIPASNMKLLTAVAALRAIGPEKRFSTRVLAGPAADSVVLTGSGDVLLGAGESSPDHVMGHAGLATLAALTVRSLKKKGVTGEISVVVDDSLFSGASLNPAWSLEDVAAGETAPLFPLALNSARFDPLKTTGPRPQDSAMTAAKAFAAQLETAGAAAGLTVAPGVARFEGRQADGETADGGPASGEPAKGKAAGGEAATGGHAAGEPAVLAEVQSATVSQQVDLMLQTSDNYLAEVLGRMSAVAAGQPASNEGATAAVLKQLTELGIPTDSMRVADVSGLTLANQVSPRQFSEVVRAITSGPDTRLRAALAGFPVAGLTGTLDDRYADSSTARGAGLVRAKTGTLNSVIALSGYVVDADGRLLVFSFIGNGLTSGAGGNKVALDRSASALASCGCR from the coding sequence ATGAACCGCATCATCAGCGCAGCAGGCGGCACGCAGGCAATCACGGCGCTGCGGCGGGTTTGGCCAATGGCGCTGCTGACGCTCGTGCTGGTGGCTCTGGCCATTCCGGCGGGCATGATGATCGCCCCGGCCTTTACCGGCCCTAACCAGCCCGCAGGGGCAGGTGAAGCTGCCGCCCCCGTCTGGCAGAGGACTCCGCTGGATCTGTCCGTACCGCAGGGAATCACGCAGCTCAGTGATTCGGCGGCAGTGCCATGGCCGGATGCGGTGGCGGCCCAGCTCGATGAAACGCTCAAGACCAGCGGTGCCGGGACGTTTACGGGCGTGGTCCAGGATGCCATCACAGGGCAGGTGCTCTTTGACCGGGGCGCGGCAAACAGCCGTATTCCTGCGTCCAACATGAAGCTGCTTACGGCTGTGGCGGCATTGCGCGCCATCGGCCCGGAGAAGCGGTTCAGCACCAGGGTACTTGCGGGGCCTGCTGCGGATTCTGTGGTCCTCACCGGCAGCGGCGATGTCCTGCTCGGGGCAGGCGAATCGTCGCCGGACCACGTGATGGGCCACGCCGGTCTCGCCACGCTGGCTGCCTTGACCGTGCGGTCCCTGAAGAAGAAGGGAGTCACCGGCGAGATCTCCGTGGTGGTGGACGACTCCCTCTTCAGCGGTGCTTCGCTCAACCCCGCCTGGAGTCTGGAGGACGTGGCGGCCGGCGAAACGGCTCCGTTGTTCCCCCTGGCGCTTAACTCGGCACGGTTCGATCCTTTGAAAACCACGGGCCCGCGCCCGCAGGACTCAGCCATGACCGCCGCAAAGGCGTTCGCTGCCCAGCTGGAAACGGCGGGTGCCGCTGCGGGGCTGACTGTTGCACCCGGCGTCGCGCGTTTTGAGGGCAGGCAGGCTGACGGTGAGACAGCCGACGGCGGCCCTGCTTCCGGCGAGCCCGCCAAGGGGAAAGCTGCCGGCGGAGAAGCGGCCACGGGCGGGCACGCCGCCGGCGAACCCGCAGTCCTGGCCGAGGTGCAGTCGGCCACGGTGAGCCAGCAGGTGGACCTGATGCTGCAGACCTCTGACAATTACCTTGCTGAAGTGCTGGGCAGGATGTCCGCGGTGGCTGCCGGCCAGCCAGCCAGCAACGAAGGCGCCACGGCCGCGGTGCTGAAGCAGCTGACCGAGCTTGGTATCCCCACGGACTCCATGCGTGTGGCCGACGTTTCCGGACTTACCCTCGCCAACCAGGTGTCCCCACGTCAGTTCTCGGAAGTGGTGCGGGCCATCACCTCGGGACCGGATACCAGGCTCCGGGCCGCCCTGGCAGGGTTTCCCGTGGCAGGGCTGACGGGCACCCTTGATGACCGTTACGCGGACAGCTCCACAGCCCGCGGGGCCGGGTTGGTCCGCGCAAAAACCGGCACGCTGAATTCGGTGATTGCGCTGAGTGGTTATGTGGTGGACGCAGACGGGCGGCTGCTGGTGTTCTCGTTCATCGGCAACGGTCTGACATCCGGCGCCGGCGGGAACAAGGTGGCGCTGGACCGATCGGCGTCGGCCCTTGCTTCCTGCGGCTGCCGCTAG
- a CDS encoding zinc-dependent metalloprotease, which produces MESSAHESSVPASPAPAPALINWDLAASTAARLAPAGPSLGAAEIGAAVDSLRRMADISVPHVHHITGLEAARDLRDSSVLVVDRASWAKANTQSFAVMLKPAIEKMLESRRGTISPGAASVSGAITGSQLGAVLAFLSSKVLGQYDPFAALAEGSNAPAGGRLLLVAPNILAVERELKVAPEDFRLWVCLHEQTHRVQFAAAPWLRHHMLDEIDNLSVHLLGNVDSLMERASAAAKSLKDRSATGNTPGRGAILDLLQNPEEKASLSRLTAVMSLLEGHANVVMDAVDEGIVPSVKTIRQRFNARGKDRGVLEKFIRNLLGLDAKMRQYSDGAKFVRAVVAVAGMEGFNRVWESAEHLPTEPEIHDAKLWLDRMGL; this is translated from the coding sequence ATGGAGTCATCTGCGCACGAATCATCAGTACCGGCGTCGCCGGCCCCGGCCCCAGCTCTGATCAACTGGGACTTGGCGGCCTCCACCGCTGCCCGGCTGGCTCCCGCCGGGCCCTCGCTGGGCGCAGCCGAAATCGGGGCGGCCGTGGACAGCCTGCGCCGCATGGCGGACATTTCCGTGCCGCACGTCCATCACATCACCGGACTGGAGGCAGCCCGGGATCTCCGCGATTCGTCCGTGCTGGTGGTGGACCGTGCGTCGTGGGCCAAGGCCAATACCCAGAGTTTCGCAGTGATGCTCAAGCCTGCCATTGAAAAGATGCTCGAAAGCCGCCGGGGCACCATAAGTCCCGGAGCGGCCAGTGTAAGCGGCGCCATCACCGGCAGCCAGCTGGGCGCCGTGCTCGCTTTCCTATCCAGCAAGGTCCTGGGCCAGTACGATCCCTTCGCCGCGCTCGCCGAGGGCTCCAACGCACCCGCTGGCGGCCGCCTGCTGCTCGTGGCACCCAACATTCTTGCGGTGGAGCGCGAGCTCAAAGTGGCTCCGGAGGATTTCCGCCTCTGGGTCTGCCTGCACGAACAGACTCACCGGGTCCAGTTCGCTGCCGCGCCGTGGCTCCGGCACCACATGCTGGACGAGATCGACAACCTCAGCGTGCACCTCCTGGGCAACGTCGATTCCCTCATGGAGCGGGCCTCCGCCGCCGCCAAATCCCTCAAGGACCGCAGCGCCACCGGCAACACGCCGGGCCGTGGCGCCATCCTGGATCTGCTTCAGAATCCGGAGGAGAAGGCCTCACTGTCCCGCCTGACCGCCGTGATGAGCCTGCTGGAAGGCCATGCCAATGTGGTGATGGACGCCGTTGATGAAGGCATCGTCCCGTCCGTCAAGACCATCCGGCAGCGCTTCAACGCCCGCGGCAAGGACCGCGGTGTGCTGGAGAAGTTCATCCGCAATCTGCTGGGCCTCGACGCCAAAATGCGCCAGTACAGCGACGGTGCCAAATTCGTCCGCGCCGTAGTGGCCGTTGCCGGCATGGAGGGGTTCAACCGGGTCTGGGAATCCGCCGAACACCTCCCCACAGAACCCGAGATCCACGACGCCAAGCTGTGGCTGGACCGGATGGGGCTCTAG
- the tilS gene encoding tRNA lysidine(34) synthetase TilS — protein sequence MLQDALAQAGYPERVLVACSGGPDSLALASVAAYFARRGNVDGHQVTVGAVVVDHQLQPGSAEVAARTASVLKDLGLSPVVIRTVDVASTGAGPEAAARGARHAALESVALETDAGAVLLGHTLDDQAEQVLLGLARGSGTRSLAGMRPSRGRLLRPFLGLRRADTLEICDVEDLDPWHDPSNADPAFARSRTRVEVLPLLEEKLGPGVAESLARTASILQLDADYLEDVANHTFTALVDRSGPDVSLPEAALGELAPAIRFRVIAKAAADVGGQQPGYRRLLAAEALLRRQGSAGPVQLPGGVSVYRLSLAQLLAEDRDHRQASAQDAGTGVPREGARCGKLVFRSQKPPQK from the coding sequence ATGTTGCAGGACGCCCTGGCCCAGGCCGGGTACCCGGAACGTGTACTGGTGGCGTGCAGTGGCGGTCCCGACTCGCTGGCCCTGGCTTCAGTGGCTGCCTACTTTGCCCGGCGCGGGAACGTTGACGGGCACCAGGTGACCGTGGGCGCTGTGGTGGTTGACCATCAACTGCAGCCTGGGTCCGCCGAGGTTGCCGCCAGGACGGCGTCTGTTCTGAAGGACCTCGGCCTGAGTCCGGTGGTGATCCGGACCGTGGACGTTGCCTCCACGGGGGCGGGACCGGAAGCGGCTGCCAGGGGGGCACGCCACGCGGCGCTCGAATCCGTGGCCTTGGAAACCGATGCCGGGGCTGTCCTCCTGGGACACACCCTCGACGACCAGGCCGAGCAGGTGCTGCTGGGGCTGGCCCGGGGCTCCGGCACCCGGTCCCTCGCCGGGATGCGCCCTTCCCGGGGCCGGCTGCTGCGCCCGTTTCTTGGCCTGCGCCGTGCCGATACCCTGGAAATCTGCGACGTTGAGGACCTCGATCCGTGGCACGATCCCAGCAACGCGGATCCCGCCTTTGCGCGCTCGCGGACACGGGTGGAGGTCCTTCCGCTGCTGGAGGAAAAGCTCGGCCCTGGTGTAGCGGAGTCCCTGGCGCGCACAGCGTCAATCCTGCAGCTGGACGCCGACTATCTCGAGGACGTGGCGAACCACACGTTCACTGCCCTCGTGGACCGTTCCGGACCGGACGTCAGCCTGCCCGAGGCGGCGTTGGGCGAACTGGCGCCGGCCATCAGGTTCCGGGTGATCGCAAAGGCAGCGGCCGACGTCGGGGGTCAACAACCCGGCTACCGGCGCCTTCTGGCGGCGGAAGCGTTGCTGCGGCGGCAGGGCTCGGCGGGTCCCGTTCAGCTGCCTGGCGGGGTGAGTGTGTACCGGCTGTCGCTGGCGCAGCTGCTCGCTGAAGACCGGGACCATCGGCAGGCATCTGCGCAGGATGCGGGCACAGGCGTTCCCCGTGAAGGCGCCCGCTGTGGGAAGCTAGTATTCCGGTCTCAAAAACCGCCCCAAAAATAG
- the hpt gene encoding hypoxanthine phosphoribosyltransferase, whose product MDSNDVQADLKHVLYTKEQIQERITELAAQIDKDYEGRDLLIVGVLKGAVMVMADLARALHSHVSMDWMAVSSYGSGTQSSGVVRILKDLDTDLMGKDVLIVEDIIDSGLTLSWLKTNLESRGTASVEICTAFRKPTAAKVKIDVKYVGYDIPNEFVVGYGLDYAEKYRNLDFVGTLAPHVYE is encoded by the coding sequence GTGGATTCAAACGACGTCCAGGCAGATCTCAAGCACGTTCTCTACACCAAAGAGCAGATCCAGGAGCGGATTACCGAGCTCGCTGCCCAGATCGACAAAGACTACGAAGGCCGCGACCTCCTCATTGTGGGCGTGCTCAAGGGCGCCGTCATGGTGATGGCAGACCTCGCGCGGGCCCTCCACAGCCACGTTTCCATGGACTGGATGGCTGTTTCCTCGTACGGCTCCGGCACCCAGTCCTCCGGCGTTGTCCGGATCCTCAAGGACCTCGATACGGACCTGATGGGCAAGGACGTGCTGATCGTTGAGGACATCATCGATTCCGGCCTCACCCTTTCCTGGCTGAAGACCAACCTGGAATCCCGCGGCACCGCATCTGTGGAAATCTGCACGGCCTTCCGCAAGCCCACCGCCGCCAAGGTGAAGATCGACGTCAAGTACGTCGGCTACGACATCCCCAATGAATTCGTGGTCGGCTACGGCCTGGACTACGCGGAGAAGTACCGCAACCTGGACTTCGTGGGCACCCTGGCGCCGCACGTTTACGAGTAA
- the ftsH gene encoding ATP-dependent zinc metalloprotease FtsH: protein MKAKSFFKGPGIWIIIVVGMLLLAFATLAPGGATRIDTQPGLELLADSGKVEQAKIFDGENRVDLVLKDNLVIDGQDKGKNVQFFFVTDRGPDVVKAVTDAKPSKGFTDQPIESNWFSGLLSLLIPVILLGALFWFLMTRMQGGGSKIMQFGKSKAKLVNKDMPQVTFSDVAGADEAVEELQEIKEFLQEPAKFQAVGAKIPKGVLLYGPPGTGKTLLARAVAGEASVPFFSISGSDFVEMFVGVGASRVRDLFEQAKANSPAIIFVDEIDAVGRHRGAGIGGGNDEREQTLNQLLVEMDGFDVKTNVILIAATNRPDVLDPALLRPGRFDRQISVEAPDLIGRDQILQVHAQGKPMAPGVDLKAVAKKTPGYTGADLANVLNEAALLTARSNANLIDDRALDEAIDRVMAGPQKRSRVMKEHERKITAYHEGGHALVAAALRNSAPVTKITILPRGRALGYTMVVPESDKYSITRNELLDQMAYAMGGRVAEEIVFHDPSTGASNDIEKATSTARKMVTEYGMSERVGAVRLGQGGGEPFLGRDASHERNYSDQIAYIVDEEVRRLIDQAHDEAYAILIENRDVLDQLALELLERETLNQAEIAHIFTDIRKRDFREVWLSKESRPVQQAGPVESRLEKSEREAQEEAKEARLEEPLDAQPPHPQGVPGDSSFQGGTTGAGTDGLHG, encoded by the coding sequence ATGAAAGCTAAGAGTTTCTTCAAGGGCCCGGGCATCTGGATCATCATTGTGGTGGGCATGCTCCTGCTGGCTTTTGCAACGCTGGCCCCCGGTGGCGCCACACGGATCGACACCCAGCCAGGCCTGGAGCTCCTCGCCGACAGCGGCAAGGTGGAACAGGCCAAGATCTTCGACGGCGAGAACCGCGTGGATCTCGTGCTGAAGGACAACCTGGTCATCGATGGCCAGGACAAGGGCAAGAACGTCCAGTTCTTCTTTGTCACTGACCGCGGCCCGGACGTGGTCAAGGCTGTCACCGACGCCAAGCCATCCAAGGGCTTCACGGACCAGCCGATCGAAAGCAACTGGTTCTCCGGTCTGCTGTCTCTCCTGATTCCCGTCATCCTGCTGGGCGCCTTGTTCTGGTTCCTGATGACCCGTATGCAGGGTGGTGGCTCCAAGATAATGCAGTTCGGCAAGTCCAAGGCCAAGCTGGTCAACAAGGACATGCCGCAGGTGACGTTCAGCGACGTCGCCGGCGCCGACGAAGCCGTCGAAGAGCTCCAGGAGATCAAGGAATTCCTCCAGGAGCCGGCCAAGTTCCAGGCTGTAGGCGCCAAGATCCCCAAGGGTGTGCTGCTGTACGGCCCTCCCGGAACCGGCAAGACCCTCCTGGCCCGCGCCGTTGCCGGCGAGGCCAGCGTGCCTTTCTTCTCCATCTCCGGCTCCGACTTCGTGGAAATGTTCGTCGGTGTGGGTGCCTCGCGCGTCCGCGACCTCTTCGAGCAGGCCAAGGCCAACTCGCCCGCCATCATCTTCGTGGACGAGATCGATGCTGTCGGCCGTCACCGCGGTGCCGGGATCGGTGGCGGCAACGACGAACGCGAGCAGACCCTCAACCAGCTCCTGGTTGAGATGGACGGCTTTGACGTCAAGACCAACGTCATCCTGATCGCCGCCACCAACCGCCCTGACGTCCTGGACCCCGCGCTGCTGCGCCCGGGCCGTTTTGACCGCCAGATTTCCGTCGAAGCCCCGGACCTCATCGGCCGCGACCAGATCCTCCAGGTCCACGCCCAGGGCAAGCCGATGGCACCGGGCGTCGACCTCAAGGCCGTGGCCAAAAAGACCCCGGGCTACACGGGTGCTGACCTCGCCAACGTGCTGAACGAGGCCGCGCTGCTGACGGCCCGCTCCAACGCGAACCTGATCGATGACCGCGCCCTCGATGAAGCCATTGACCGCGTCATGGCCGGCCCGCAGAAGCGCAGCCGCGTGATGAAGGAACACGAGCGCAAAATCACGGCGTACCACGAGGGTGGCCACGCCCTGGTGGCCGCCGCACTGCGGAACTCCGCTCCGGTCACTAAGATCACCATCTTGCCCCGCGGCCGCGCCCTGGGCTACACCATGGTGGTCCCGGAGAGCGACAAATATTCCATTACCCGTAACGAGCTTTTGGACCAGATGGCCTACGCCATGGGCGGCCGGGTTGCAGAGGAGATCGTGTTCCACGATCCGTCGACCGGCGCCTCCAACGACATCGAGAAGGCCACGTCGACGGCCCGCAAGATGGTCACCGAATACGGCATGAGCGAGCGTGTGGGCGCAGTGCGTCTCGGCCAGGGCGGCGGCGAGCCGTTCCTGGGCCGAGATGCCAGCCATGAGCGCAACTACTCGGACCAGATCGCGTACATCGTGGATGAGGAAGTACGCCGCCTGATCGACCAGGCGCATGACGAGGCCTACGCCATCCTCATCGAAAACCGCGATGTCCTGGACCAGCTGGCCCTTGAGCTCCTGGAGCGTGAAACCCTGAACCAGGCCGAGATCGCGCACATCTTCACGGACATCCGCAAGCGCGATTTCCGCGAAGTATGGCTCTCCAAGGAATCCCGCCCGGTCCAGCAGGCCGGACCCGTTGAGTCGCGTCTCGAGAAGTCGGAACGCGAAGCCCAGGAAGAAGCAAAGGAAGCGCGCCTCGAGGAACCGCTGGATGCCCAGCCGCCGCACCCTCAGGGTGTGCCGGGCGACAGCTCGTTCCAGGGCGGAACCACCGGGGCCGGCACCGACGGCCTCCACGGCTAA
- the folE gene encoding GTP cyclohydrolase I FolE, translating into MTHFDDDDASATAGHPTEGGSARHPHHKVDRPRIEAAVREILLAIGEDPDRGGLQDTPKRVAKAYAEVFAGLHQNAADVLSTTFDLDHEELVLVKDIPFYSTCEHHLVPFHGVAHVGYIPSHEGKVTGLSKLARLVDIYARRPQVQERLTTQIVEAMVTYLKPRGAIVVVECEHMCMSMRGIRKPGAKTVTSAVRGQLHDPATRAEAMSLILGR; encoded by the coding sequence GTGACTCATTTCGACGACGACGACGCTTCCGCCACCGCCGGGCACCCGACTGAGGGCGGCTCTGCGCGGCATCCGCACCATAAGGTTGACCGCCCGCGGATTGAAGCCGCAGTGCGTGAAATCCTGCTGGCCATCGGCGAAGACCCGGACCGCGGCGGCCTCCAGGACACCCCCAAGCGGGTTGCCAAGGCCTATGCCGAGGTCTTTGCCGGTCTCCATCAGAACGCGGCGGACGTCCTGTCCACCACCTTTGACCTGGACCACGAGGAGCTGGTGCTGGTGAAGGACATCCCGTTCTACTCCACCTGTGAGCACCATCTGGTGCCCTTCCATGGGGTTGCGCACGTCGGCTACATCCCTTCGCACGAGGGGAAAGTGACGGGCCTCAGCAAACTGGCACGTCTGGTGGACATCTACGCCCGCCGCCCTCAGGTGCAGGAGCGACTGACCACCCAGATCGTCGAGGCAATGGTCACGTATCTCAAGCCTCGCGGCGCGATTGTTGTCGTCGAATGTGAACACATGTGCATGTCCATGCGCGGCATCCGCAAGCCCGGCGCCAAGACCGTCACCAGCGCGGTACGCGGGCAACTTCATGACCCGGCCACCCGTGCCGAAGCCATGAGCCTCATACTCGGAAGGTAA
- the folP gene encoding dihydropteroate synthase, producing the protein MDSLAAAPGTGPATSPLPILRKPRQAATFEDLPSDRTLVMGILNVTPDSFSDGGKHATADTAIAAGLRMFYAGADIIDVGGESTRPNADAVTPEEEQRRVLPVIQALVKAGALVSIDTMHTSTAAAALDAGAAIINDISGLSIEPDMAELVARSKVPYVLTHRRGDANTMDSLTEYGDVAGDVVAELAGVRDKLYAAGVTQEQIIVDPGLGFSKTDEQNWEMLQNLDQLESLGHKILVGASRKRFLGSLLTEAGKAAAPEERDHATAAVTSISAFRGAWAVRVHDVVPSLDAVKVAARVAISRPNH; encoded by the coding sequence ATGGACTCCCTAGCTGCAGCCCCAGGAACCGGCCCCGCAACATCGCCGCTGCCCATTCTCCGCAAACCGCGGCAGGCGGCCACGTTTGAAGACCTTCCCTCGGACCGCACGCTGGTGATGGGAATCCTGAACGTCACACCGGATTCCTTCAGCGACGGCGGCAAGCACGCGACGGCGGACACCGCCATCGCTGCCGGCCTGCGGATGTTCTACGCAGGCGCCGACATCATCGACGTCGGCGGCGAATCCACCCGCCCCAACGCCGATGCCGTCACCCCGGAGGAAGAGCAGCGGCGTGTTCTGCCGGTGATCCAAGCACTGGTCAAGGCGGGCGCGCTGGTCAGCATCGACACCATGCACACCTCCACGGCCGCCGCGGCGCTGGATGCCGGCGCCGCCATCATCAACGACATCTCCGGCCTGAGCATCGAACCGGACATGGCCGAGCTCGTGGCCCGCAGCAAGGTGCCCTACGTCCTCACGCACCGCCGGGGCGACGCCAACACCATGGATTCCCTTACTGAGTACGGCGATGTGGCCGGGGACGTTGTGGCCGAGCTCGCAGGTGTCCGGGACAAGTTGTACGCGGCCGGCGTGACGCAGGAACAGATCATCGTGGACCCGGGCCTGGGTTTCTCCAAGACGGACGAGCAGAACTGGGAAATGCTGCAGAACCTGGACCAGCTCGAATCCCTGGGCCACAAAATCCTCGTGGGTGCATCCCGCAAGCGTTTCCTCGGCAGCCTCCTCACCGAAGCCGGCAAGGCCGCCGCCCCTGAGGAGCGCGATCATGCCACTGCGGCCGTGACGTCCATCAGCGCCTTCCGCGGTGCCTGGGCGGTGCGCGTGCACGACGTCGTCCCCAGCCTTGACGCAGTCAAGGTCGCCGCGCGGGTGGCCATCAGCCGCCCCAACCACTAA
- the folB gene encoding dihydroneopterin aldolase, with amino-acid sequence MDRITLTGVTAVGNHGVFDFERRDGQPFIVDAVLHLDFAKAAASDDVRDTAHYGEVAERIKAWITGDPLNLIEGLAVRIAEDLLKEFRIQAVEITVHKPKAPIEVPFGDVAVSVYRERT; translated from the coding sequence ATGGACAGGATCACGCTGACCGGTGTTACCGCCGTCGGCAATCACGGGGTGTTCGATTTCGAACGCCGGGATGGCCAGCCCTTCATTGTTGACGCCGTCCTGCACCTGGATTTCGCCAAAGCGGCGGCCTCGGACGACGTCCGGGACACCGCCCATTACGGCGAGGTGGCCGAGCGCATCAAGGCCTGGATCACGGGCGATCCCTTGAACCTGATCGAGGGGCTGGCTGTCCGGATCGCGGAGGATCTCCTGAAGGAATTCCGGATCCAGGCCGTGGAGATCACCGTCCACAAGCCCAAGGCACCCATCGAGGTGCCGTTCGGTGACGTAGCCGTCAGCGTGTACCGGGAGCGGACATGA
- the folK gene encoding 2-amino-4-hydroxy-6-hydroxymethyldihydropteridine diphosphokinase encodes MTAGYTRAVLALGSNLGERNDTLSVAVADLVDLPEIRLLAVSPVVQTKAVGGPVGQPDFLNMVITVETSLPPLDLLRHCQSVENKHLRVREVRWGPRTLDVDIIVYGNITSDDPALTLPHPRAAGRAFVLYPWSMIEPGAMLIGERVSELAVKAPDFADLAPFDGFGDFDGVPTAGSVE; translated from the coding sequence ATGACCGCCGGCTACACCAGGGCCGTCCTTGCCTTGGGGAGCAATCTGGGGGAGCGGAACGACACCCTTTCCGTTGCCGTGGCCGATCTGGTTGACCTGCCGGAAATCCGGCTGCTGGCCGTTTCGCCGGTGGTGCAGACCAAAGCAGTGGGCGGGCCAGTTGGCCAGCCGGACTTCCTGAACATGGTCATTACCGTCGAGACGTCGCTGCCGCCGCTGGACCTGCTCAGGCACTGCCAGTCGGTAGAAAACAAGCACCTCCGGGTCCGTGAGGTCCGCTGGGGGCCGCGGACGCTCGACGTCGACATCATTGTTTACGGCAACATCACCAGCGATGACCCCGCCCTCACGCTGCCGCATCCCCGCGCGGCCGGGCGTGCCTTTGTGCTGTACCCGTGGTCCATGATCGAGCCGGGGGCAATGCTCATTGGCGAACGCGTGAGCGAGCTGGCCGTCAAAGCACCGGACTTCGCGGACCTTGCGCCTTTTGACGGTTTCGGAGACTTCGACGGCGTCCCCACGGCCGGGTCGGTTGAGTAG
- a CDS encoding DUF3180 domain-containing protein translates to MKPINPLRLLLIGLIVTVAGWFATVLTSRYGVATPVLPATALASVGVIVAVTLVLGIRVLRWRNSTKKKTALDPILAARTLVLAQACAYAGTVLLGWHAGIFLDQLRIWSLRSNQGITWLALAMVGGGLVMIVVGLLVERFCKIPPEDGDADPGQGIHGRGARGETKGEGEYAYRGD, encoded by the coding sequence ATGAAGCCCATCAATCCGCTCCGTCTGCTGCTGATCGGCCTGATCGTCACTGTCGCGGGCTGGTTCGCCACGGTGCTGACCAGCCGTTACGGCGTGGCCACCCCTGTTCTGCCGGCCACTGCCCTGGCCAGTGTGGGCGTGATCGTTGCCGTCACCCTGGTGCTCGGCATCCGGGTGCTGCGGTGGCGGAACAGCACCAAAAAGAAGACCGCCCTCGATCCGATCCTCGCGGCCCGGACACTTGTCCTTGCCCAGGCGTGCGCGTACGCCGGCACGGTTCTGTTGGGCTGGCATGCGGGTATTTTCCTGGACCAGCTGCGCATCTGGAGCCTGCGGAGCAACCAGGGCATCACCTGGCTTGCCCTTGCCATGGTGGGTGGCGGTCTGGTCATGATTGTGGTGGGACTGCTTGTTGAGCGCTTTTGCAAGATTCCCCCGGAAGACGGCGACGCCGATCCGGGGCAGGGAATTCACGGCCGGGGAGCACGCGGCGAGACCAAGGGGGAAGGCGAATATGCCTACCGAGGCGATTGA
- a CDS encoding PH domain-containing protein yields the protein MPTEAIDPPGITWLRVSPRYVTVRLVEWAFANLVVVAVLCLPLVSVLLGWWEWPPLWLAVAVPAFMLLLALWRLVLIPRQVRAIGYAERDDDLLIRTGIFFQRTMAVPYGRMQYVDIGVGPVERGLGLCTLKLHTASAGTNALIPGLPAGEGARLREQLSARGEARLAGL from the coding sequence ATGCCTACCGAGGCGATTGACCCGCCGGGCATCACCTGGCTGCGGGTCTCACCCAGATACGTGACGGTCCGCCTGGTGGAGTGGGCGTTTGCGAATCTCGTCGTGGTGGCGGTCCTGTGCCTTCCGCTGGTGTCTGTCCTGCTCGGCTGGTGGGAATGGCCCCCGCTGTGGCTGGCCGTCGCCGTCCCGGCGTTTATGCTGCTGCTGGCGCTCTGGCGCCTGGTCCTGATTCCGCGCCAGGTCCGCGCCATCGGTTACGCCGAGCGCGACGACGACCTCCTCATCCGCACCGGCATCTTCTTCCAGCGCACCATGGCGGTTCCGTACGGACGCATGCAGTACGTGGACATCGGAGTGGGGCCGGTGGAACGCGGACTTGGCCTGTGCACCCTCAAGCTCCACACCGCCTCCGCCGGAACCAACGCCCTGATTCCCGGGCTGCCTGCCGGTGAGGGCGCGCGGCTTCGTGAGCAGCTCTCGGCCCGCGGCGAAGCAAGGTTGGCCGGGCTGTGA